Part of the Desulfovibrio legallii genome, CCTCACGCTGGTGCCAGTCCAGCACTTGCGGCACCAGCAGATAGTGCGCGCCCTTTTTTTTGCCGTAGGCTATCCAGCGGGGCAGGCCCTGGGGCTGTTCAGAACTGTGAAACGCGGTGGCGTCTGCCGGCAGCTCCTGTTCGGTAATAAAAGTATACTGCCGTTTGCTCTCGGCCGTGAGGATGTGGCGCAACTGCAGGTTGAGGGCCTCCATGTCTTCGGGGGTGATGCGCCCCTGGTTTTCAGGGATGCGTCCCGCAATGAGCTGGCTGGCGTTGCGGGGCTGCGTAAAGGGCGCCACGCTGACGGCAAAGGCCGCCGGAAGAGAACGGGGTACCTCGGCCGTGCTGCGCGGACGGCGGCTGCAGGCGCAGAGCGCCAGGACCAGGCAAAGGGCCAGAATAGATAGGGAACGGGTGTGGGCGGGCATCAGTCAAGACCTCCCTTGGTGCTTCGGACAGTTGTGCCGTGTTGCCGTACGGCCTGGGCCAGGGCAAGGCCCAGACCCTTGGCGACGGACTCCAGCAAATGGTGGCCGTTCTGGCCGTAGCGAAATTCCACATGCAGGTTGCAGCGGGCGGCGCTGGCCAGGGCTTTGTAATATTCGCGCCAAAGGTCTTTTTCTTCCCCGGCCAGCACGGGGGGGAGCAGTTCGCCGCCGCGCCACTCCAGCCAGGGGCGGCCGGAAAGGTCTACGGTCACTTCGGCCAGGGCTTCGTCCATGGGCACGCGGCCGTAGCCCACGCGAGCAATGCCGACCCGGTCGCCCAGGGCCTCCAGCAGGGC contains:
- a CDS encoding imidazoleglycerol-phosphate dehydratase — encoded protein: MNQPQRVAEQARTSAETAINLRLNLDGTGKTQVNTGFGLLDHMLTLTAFWAGMDLRLDCKGDLQVDAHHTAEDVGLTLGKALLEALGDRVGIARVGYGRVPMDEALAEVTVDLSGRPWLEWRGGELLPPVLAGEEKDLWREYYKALASAARCNLHVEFRYGQNGHHLLESVAKGLGLALAQAVRQHGTTVRSTKGGLD